Below is a genomic region from Vitis riparia cultivar Riparia Gloire de Montpellier isolate 1030 chromosome 5, EGFV_Vit.rip_1.0, whole genome shotgun sequence.
CAATAGTTTCGTTAAAAACATGGGATGGGCTTGGGCCAGCGCAATGCCATCTAAATTTTGATATGGACAATTGgtattttcctttcttcctcATCCTCAACAACTGAAACTGAAGCTCAGCCTTTTGGGCCATGGGCAGCCCAAAGGTTTCAAAACCGGCAACTTTATTTTTGGAGTCGAAGTACCTACTAACTGTATTGTTTTCAGAAATTTACTATTTATggtaatattaatatttgtcACACGCTCTCCCCCCGATATTGTTGAACACGTCCCATCAACAGACctcaattttgtttctttattagGCTTACACCCTCGAGAAAAAACATTGATAGTGTATTGTGAAAACCCTTCATATATGAGCTCTTTCCCATTCACTTTCCGGGCGATGTGGGACACTACAATCCACCCTCCTTGAGGCTTGACCCAACGTATTTGTTGGCACACTTCTAAAGCCGCACTCTCCACTCGATATCATTGGGTTGAGGGCTACAATGGTGCACACACGAGCCGTGGCCCATTTCAGTTTTGCTTCTTTTATTGAGCCCATGCCTTTAAGAAAAGGTCTCCACGGTATGTTGTGAAAGTCCTccatatatgaatttttttcattcactCCCAAGGATGTGAGACACTACAATATTGATGTTACAAAAATACttgaaacaatatttttctttccttcattattattttttttaattttcatgaagGTAATCCAAATaggtaaaatattttctaaaaaagttGATAGAAAGAGCTTTAGGAAATTTATTAAATGGAAAATGGGTGTGGCAAATGAAATCTCAAAACTCTAAACAAATTGGGATTTGGGCCGATTTTAAGAGAAtcagaaaatagaaaggaaaaagcCCATGAATGAAATATAGGCCCATTTACCCTGGGAGGAAATTGAGTGGAAAAAGCCCATGCATGAAATATGGGCCCATGcccttccttttctcttttctctgatattattattatttatttatttatatttgaaattctcATGAATTGTTTCTGTACCGAGAGATGCGGCATTGATCATTTTCCTTCTCAAGTCATATTTTAAACTATAGGCTTCATCATTATAAACAGCGGCGGCCTACCTAATCTCCTTCTGTCTTCACTTTCCCTAAGtgataaaaagagaaaatacgAGACAAATAATTAGATCTTTTCAAAAAGAGAGCAATTATTGTGCCAGCAATTCAAGGTAGGAGTAGGGCACATCCAAACACTACCCAATATCATAACCAAAAGGATAGCCCCATTCAACAACTTTTTACAGCATCTTTTTTGGATTTATACTTTATAGACAACTTTTTTTTCAGAATAGGAAAATGCAGACATTATCAAGTGGTATGATATCCAACTTTTAACGTGGGTCATTGAATTTAGAACATTATTcatgagaaaaatgagaaggataccaaaaataaaaataaaaatggaacattaatgtaaataaatacattttgATATACATGATGAAAATAACACTCCGGGTTACCTTTTGAAATgtctaaaaatgataaattatttgtcGTGAATGAAACGACAAAAAAATGATAACTGTTTTATTTTTACAACACAAAtgtcttaatttttgttttgaccggaaaaaattagaagaaattttcttaaaaaatttaagataaaagacTTTCTTGTACAACCAACCATGTTCTTTCAGGTTTTTTTCACATGAAGAGTAGAAGAGAGGTTTCATAAAAATTAgtagttattaaaataatttagggtttataaaaatttaaaacatattttcaaattgaaatgttAATCAACTTTAATatacttatattatatattgcattaaatttattttttgaaaaaataatttctaacctaaaattatttttagaagctaatttaaaaattcaatatttaaattaaaaatttgtctcttagaaaataatttttcatttgacTTCTcataaattatcataattttaaaaaatatttttcaaaatcatccttttttattttatttttatcaaattctcTACTATATGATTACATtgtactttaaaaaatatattttttttattagatttctCAAGTTTGAAGTGGGCACTATAGTgaatacaataaattaaatgttgaaAAATGTATAGATACTTTGAATGAGTGAATGAATTTAAACACAAGAAGCCAAAATGTTTTGGCTTCTTTAAGGTTAACAATCTCTTTCTCTCCTTTAaaagtttatataaaaaaaaaaaggctcaaaCTCTCTTTCAGGGTtaagtttttgaattttgacGTCGAAATCATCAAaccttcctttctttcttccGTTATAAATCTTATGATAGAATCAGACACAATTCAATTCGTTCGGAGTGGCCGTAAGGTGTTGTTACTATCActcaaaaaccattttatcTTGTAAGACTGACGCCTTGTAATTTTTAAAGCACTAGTGGAGAAGGCAAATCTGTTTTAAGGAGATCGTGGCTTCACAATACTAAGTTTTAGTATtgcctttttttccttctttgtttatttatttatttatttttattttccttctttctttatttgttttgtctGATAGATTAACCAAATGTGATTTACATTAAAAACTATCCATTTTGAGACACCAACACAAGTGAACTTATAATAATCATGTTGTTTAGAACATAGACAAAACACGTGTTTTGAATAACAAACTCATAATCATGTTCTTAAAAATGCGACCTATCCATTGTGCTTGTAAGAACACATATTGTGGTCGTACTTTTGCGAATACAATGATATAATTCCAaagaatagatttttttatcaGGAATAGTTACAAGTTTAGTCAATCAGTAGATCACACATAGACACATAATGAAAGatataaactaaataataaatgaaaattcaatGTGACAACAAGGTTGAGGTTGATTTAAGAGCcatgtatgatttttaaataacttaatatggtaatataaatttagaatAGCCTCCAGAAAAAAGGTGGCGTGACCAAATGGAATTGTACAGGGTCGATGCAATCATGGTCTAAAGTCAATGACTTCTCACCATCCTGGCACCTTAAGTTCTTAACCAACCACCCAACATCTCACATCAACTTGGCATCAAATAAGCATCCCATAAGGTCAAGAACCCTTATCTTAGATTACgcttaaaacaataatttcatggGAATTTCAAGTACAAGTTACAAACTTGACCCTTTTTGTACTGTTTTGACCATTAAGAGTGTATACCTCGAAATTTCGATGATTGGATAAAGTtgtaaatattcaaatatacgagattaaggaataaataaataggactaatacaaaaaaaaaagtgaaatctaacataaaaaaaaaagactaatgtATAAAATAACAATAGGGTATAAATTAGGCTTTTTCTATATATTgggcattttttaaaaaatgtatttttggatttaatgTAAAATTCCTCATTTTAAAATACGAGTTatttaattgatataaaaataaaattatgatatctTATATCAAATAGAGACGTgtgttatataagtatgaactcttTTTAATATTGTAAATACGTTTTAAAATCATGATGGATCTTTTGGACTTAAAGCGAATAATATCTACAAATGGTGCTAGACTATTCTTGACTTATGTGAGGGTTTTATTTGGCCTTgtaaagaataattatattaCATAAGGAGTCATTGTGATATCACACGTATTGCTCTTAATCTTATAAACGACTTTTCAAGTTGTGACTCATTTGAAACCAGAATAGACTTGTGTGCGGATTGATATATAAATAGGCgataaaatatatgatatattttatatttattttttaaacaatcaaTTTTAAACCGCCAACCCAAAAAtaacaaacaataaataaagacaaaataaCAAACTAGATGTCCAAGCTTTGAATTTTCCATacatctttcaatttttttttcttttttatattcatttcaaTCATATTCTTCCTATTATGatcatatattaaatattaggcctattagttatattatttataatttgcttatattctttatattataaTGTAATTTGGTTACGTTCTTCACATCCTAATCTTTAGTACTCTTATTAATTATATCCTAGTCCTCCATATTTCCATTAATTATATTACTGGTAACttgtttatctatttttttctatctaatttcttcacatttttagTATCTCAATTATTTTAGACCCAATTCATTGCATGTGCCACcgtcataataaaaataaataaataaaaattaatgacaGTTGAATTATGCAAAGCAaatgtgaaaagaaaaagaaaaaagaagggtGCCTAAATGATGGAAGAATAATCAGTTTGGTGAGGATGTGGTACAAGTCAAGGCTCAAGAAAGACACTGAAGAAGGCTTCCATTGCATGATTTTTCTATCTTGTGCTTTGCTTGCTAGCCGGCTTTACAGCTTCAGATCCTCCGCATTTGCTTTGTGTACTGCTGGTTGCTATGCAATACTGTTAATAATAGGCTGAACAGTCTGCAGACTTTATTAGAGAAAGTAAAGTGAAAGACAAGGCATAAATACAAGTATAATCTCCACCAGCAAGCATCTGGGTCTGAATCGAGGTCAGTTTTTTGCCCCCAGGTTCCGCATAAGTGTTAGAATTATTTTCCTGATTTGGGTCTAAGAGTACCAGTTCCAGAGTCTGTATGTTGTTTGATTATGGTCTTCATCTGGGTTCCTGCGAAAACCcaggaaaatgaaaggaaatcaTGCTTTTGAAACTTTTCTTGCCTTTTATGGGATCCCAAACGGctgattaatataaaaaattgatgcaAAATTGTGCTTTGTTGATGAAGATTCATACCCCATTATGTTGAATTGTGATATTTTGGTTGCTTGGGTTGTTTTATGTTTGTCTATCTATTTGATTGTTTGGCTGGGTATTTGTTTTGGAGTGGGATTGATCTGGAAGTTTGGTTGGCTGAAGTGGGTTGGTTAGATGCTACTGTGAAATACTGAATCCTACTGGGATTAAGCACTTGATGGAATTTATTTGAGGATGCATGTTCTTTTGCTATTTATATGGCAAGAAAGACCATAGATGCAAAGACAGTATGAAGTTTTTACCTCTGATTGTAGTGAATTGCTGTGAGCTTGTAGGAATATGTATTGATTTGGAATACTGCAAatgaattgaataatttttcttgTGTAGCATGCGAAGAGAAACATACTAGGCAATGAAAAGGGGCTTGTCCCCAAAATGACCCCAGAATCGTTATTGGACTGATGTATGAAATATGTTCTTTTACTTATATGTGAAACTGGATATACACAGAATATCGTTTGTATCTATTTCTAAAATGAGGGTGCAACCAAAATGAAGTAGTTTGATTTTCGGTTTCCAAATCGGTCCACCTGAGATTGATGGACTTTTTCccaattttaaagaaattagtGTGTCAATGCATTGACCGTTATGGAACTTCAAATGGGTTTgcctttttgttttattgataCTTAATTACTTTGCTAATTTGTTGGAGTACCTGGAAGTTTGAAGCCTCAAGCTCTTTTAGTTGATTATATAGTACTTGGAATCTGTGCAaccattgattttgttttgtaaggAAACCTCTTTTTCCAAATGCAAAGgtaaaggtaatttttttttaatttatttatccgGAGTGCTATTTTTAAGGAGAAAAAATATGAGTTGCTTCAGCTGTTGCGAAGAAGATGACATCCACAAGGCTTCTGATACTGGACCATATGTGGCAAATAATTCAGCAGGTAATTCTGTTCCCCACTTTGTAGTTCATAGAAAATTCGCAACATTTTCTCTTTCATCAAGTGTTTATTGACCAATTTGGAGAGAGTACGAGCAACTTGTTCTTTAGAGTTTGATTTCCAAGGCATGTTCTCCAAGGTGTTTGGCTTGAAACTAGCTCTAGAAAAACTTCAATGCCATATGAATTTTTCATAGTCACAACCCTCATTACAAACTGAGAGTTTTGTCCTTGATATTTATCTTGTTTAGGTGTACCAACTATTGGTGGTTTGATCTTGTGGGATgcttggttttcttgttttcttttgtattaGGTATCCTGGAGTCGCAtgtctaattatatatatattttttttgtgtatcATTTGCCAGTACTGTTTCATTATGATTTTCTTGCTGTTTTATTTTTTACGGCTTCTGATGTCATTAATATGAAACCGAGCAGTTGGCCATAATGGAAATTATCACATGACTGAAGCTTCACGATCAAACGACACACAAACTGTGGATGTCCAGCCTATTGCTGTCTCAGCCATCTCTGTGGATGAATTGAAAGAAATTACAGATAACTTTGGTCAACAGGCTTTAATTGGGGAAGGCTCATATGGAAGAGTATACCATGGTCTTCTGAAAACTGGGCAGGCTGCAGCCATAAAGAAGTTGGATTCCAGCAAGCAACCGGACCAAGAATTTTTAGCGCAGGTTGGGTCAATCACAATGTTTGGTTTCTAATGCACGCCATGTATAACTTCATGATTCCGATATATTTATCAGTCTTTGCATAACTTTACAGGTTTCCATGGTATCAAGACTAAAGAATGAGAATGTTGTTGAGCTAGTTGGCTATTCTGTTGATGGCGGTCTACGTGTTGTAGCTTATGAGTATGCTTCTAATGGATCCCTTCATGATATTCTTCATGGTAAGTATTATCATGTTCTTCCTATTAAATTGAATCTTGTTCATTGCCTTCAATACTGATCAAGAATGATTTAACTTCGAAAAACTGTCAACTTTAAAATGAATGTGAAAATTATGTCTCTACCTAATGTCTGAAAAAATATGCCAATATTTCTAGCTGAGTGATGAAGGTTTATATATGAGTAAATTTTTCACCTTCAGCGAGTTTCTTGTTTGTCTAGAAGTCTGCATGGACAAACCATTCAGCTTAATACTGTGAAACTAATTTGAGTGATTGCTTATTTTGCATGTTATGGTTTCAGTTATTTCTTCGTTTTTACTTATATTCTTGACATTATTATCTATAACATTTTGAGTGTTGCCTCCATGACACATGAAATGCCCAGAATCTAGAAGCATTAGAAgtcttttatcttttagttaGCCAATTCACATGAATAATGAGTGTAGCAATAAATGGagctcatttcatttttttagttccATTGAACAATAGTTAACATACAATTAAGTTCAACCCCATGCCCAATGTAAATGAACTTTTGGCAATGAGATGGGTTTAAAGCAGTCAAATTTGGACCAGGTAAAGAAACTACCTAGCTGAACCTGCCCACTCTGTAATTGACAAGGGAGATACATCCCATACCTTACCCATttcttatgtatatatatatatgcatgtatgtatgtatttgcAAAAATACTCCTCTTAGCTTTGTGTGGTTGagaagattttttaaagaatggaagacttttccctttttaaaaaaaaaaaaaaatttcattgatTTGTGGGGTTTAGCTTAAGCCTGGTGGATTctgtttttcattcatttatttttatcttttgctTATTGGCTGCTCCATGTATAGTTCGTGAACTTAATAACATCCCTTCTTTGTTGGGTGCCTGttaatatattcttatttgccttaatttttttaacaatagtattctactaaaaaaatattgagtgATCTGAATTGTGACTGCTGGGCTCTACTGTTGAGCATAAATATGATGTGCCCATATTCTCTTCTAATTCTATTGTTTCTTTATTATACTTATTGCTGGTGCTCAATACTAGCTATTGTTCACCAAAATAATCAGTACCTAGGTATTTTCCATCCTTTTAGTGATAGAAATAATGTCCTTTCATTTGTGGGTGTAGGAAGGAAAGGTGTCAAAGGAGCACAGCCAGGTCCAGTACTCTCATGGTCTCAAAGAGTTAAGATTGCGGTTGGAGCGGCTAAAGGACTAGAATATTTACATGAGAAGGCACGGCCTCATATTATTCATCGTGACATCAAGTCCAG
It encodes:
- the LOC117914720 gene encoding pto-interacting protein 1 isoform X2; the protein is MTEASRSNDTQTVDVQPIAVSAISVDELKEITDNFGQQALIGEGSYGRVYHGLLKTGQAAAIKKLDSSKQPDQEFLAQVSMVSRLKNENVVELVGYSVDGGLRVVAYEYASNGSLHDILHGRKGVKGAQPGPVLSWSQRVKIAVGAAKGLEYLHEKARPHIIHRDIKSSNVLLFDDDVAKIADFDLSNQAPDSAARLHSTRVLGTFGYHAPEYAMTGQLSSKSDVYSFGVVLLELLTGRKPVDHTLPRGQQSLVTWATPKLSEDKVKQCVDTRLGGEYPPKAVAKMAAVAALCVQYEADFRPNMSIVVKALQPLLNARPGHTPTL
- the LOC117914720 gene encoding pto-interacting protein 1 isoform X1, with the translated sequence MSCFSCCEEDDIHKASDTGPYVANNSAVGHNGNYHMTEASRSNDTQTVDVQPIAVSAISVDELKEITDNFGQQALIGEGSYGRVYHGLLKTGQAAAIKKLDSSKQPDQEFLAQVSMVSRLKNENVVELVGYSVDGGLRVVAYEYASNGSLHDILHGRKGVKGAQPGPVLSWSQRVKIAVGAAKGLEYLHEKARPHIIHRDIKSSNVLLFDDDVAKIADFDLSNQAPDSAARLHSTRVLGTFGYHAPEYAMTGQLSSKSDVYSFGVVLLELLTGRKPVDHTLPRGQQSLVTWATPKLSEDKVKQCVDTRLGGEYPPKAVAKMAAVAALCVQYEADFRPNMSIVVKALQPLLNARPGHTPTL